The following is a genomic window from Capnocytophaga stomatis.
TGTTCAGATAACTGCTTTGAAATGGTAGATCTTCAATTAAGTATCTAACCCCCATAAATATATGGTATCGATATTTGTTAAACTGCTTATACTCTTTATCCTCTCTTAATAGTAATTTATCCCATTTTGAAGACAAAAGTCCCGACACATAATATGAAATCGGTTCGTGATCTTTTTGAAAAAATTTATCTTTATGAATTTTTATAACTTTACCTATATTCCCTGCTACTAAATGTGGTAAGTCAAAAAACATTGCTATAAAACTTTTAAGTTGTTCTCTAATTTCTATAATATTTCCCCTATTTATACTTAGATTTATATATTGATTTGTTCTTCTTTCGTAATACAAGCCATCCAAATTTTTATTTGAAGTATAGAAATCTTCTAATGTTTTTTGAAATTGTGTAATAGCAAACAATTGTTCTTCAGTAAATCTTGATTGGCTATTTGTAGTTAAAATAATTTCATCTCTTAGTTCTTCCTTTTTTGTAATTACTACCTTAAGAGGAATGAGCACATTGTCTATATTTGGAATATCTTTGCACTCGAAAAGAACATTTGATGTTTGACATCCATTTACAATTTGATAGTTTTCAAGAATTAGAGTGTTTCCCTTTCCTATATTTGAATCTGCAATTACAGTTACCCCATTATTTAGTAAAGAAAATTCATTGAACTTATTCATTTGTAATGTTTTTTTAATTCCTTGATTAATAGGATTATCAAGCCCTAAAAAATCTCTTAGGTTATCATTGAAAAGACTTTTTATTTTTGTCTCAGATTCATCCATTATTAATTTTTTAAACTCTAAAAATGGAATAAACCCTATATAAGCCTCCTCTACATCAGTTATTCCAGTCAACTGGATTTTATTCTCAAACTTAATAGTTGAACGTAATGGGGTAATTACTTTTTTATGATACTTTAATAGCGTGGTTTTATCAATTAATTCAACATTAACATTATCAAATAAGTCATATTTTTTCAGTTGTTTTGTTTTTATGTCTTTTGTTGCGCCAATTGTTGTTGAACCCTCTTGCTTATTTCCTAAAGAAACATATAAACAATGTAAGTTAAATTCTCTTACATTCGCAAGATTTTCAATTATTTTTGAATATATATCCTTGGAATTTTCAAATTCAGGAATGTTATATTTGGGAGAATCTGAAAAAAAATCTATAATTACATCTAGGAAATTTCCTAATTCAGAATCTGAAAAGCCATTTGATGTTTTTGATTGAATAAAAAATGCATCAACAAATAAACTTTGATTACTGAAATTATTTAGCTCATCACTATTTAGGATTAATTTTTTATTAATACTAAAAGCAATAGTATCAACTCCTTTTGCTTTTCCTGTGGATATTGTTTCTAAATCATTTTTTAAAATATTTCCATTAATTTCTTGAGACAGAATACTAAAAGTCGAAAAATATTCAAATTTATCAGATTCAGGAATAGATGAATCTATGCTATATCTATTTATAAAATTATTTAAATATGATTTTATTATACTATCCATAACTTTAAACCTTGCTTTTTAAATGAAAAATAATTTCCGCATACGCATTTTTATCTTTTTCGGTACGATTGAGCACGGGACGTTTGTACTGATTAACAATTTGCATTCCTGCATTTTGGGCAATTTGCGGATATAAATTGTATTTATCATTCGCCACTAAAAATACATCGTAATCCTCTACTAAATACTTTTTACAATTATTCAAAACTGCTGAAATACCTTCTACATACGATTTTTTAGCCTCTTGTCCTTGTCCTTTATACAAAGGTCCTATTTCTTTCTCGTCATTGCGTTCAAACCCAAATAAATCATAGGCATAAGCGTGCTGTTCGTGATAATCAATCAGCCCCACATACGGCGGTGATGAGAAAATACCTCTAATCTTTTGCCCTTTTGCTAACTGTGCAAATTCAGGATTTTTTAACTTTAATTGCTCAAAAATATCAATATTTCTGCTATCGCCTTGTAAGCAAATCTGATATGTATTGGTTCGTCTTGTATCAAATTCTTGCAGTCGTTTTATCGTATCCTTGCAGTAGGTTTCCCACCATTTTAAAATAGAAAACAAAGGTTTGCAAATTTTTCCGTGTTTGGCGCAATAATAGGTTGTAGTTACAGGTTCTACTAATGTTGCCAAATCGGCGTGAGTGGTGGCACGACAGCTACGAATGGTACGACTCAAAATAAGAGTAACAATTCTTTTTGTGCTTGGATTCTCAATTTTCTTTATCAAATCAAAAACAAAATCAA
Proteins encoded in this region:
- a CDS encoding AIPR family protein gives rise to the protein MDSIIKSYLNNFINRYSIDSSIPESDKFEYFSTFSILSQEINGNILKNDLETISTGKAKGVDTIAFSINKKLILNSDELNNFSNQSLFVDAFFIQSKTSNGFSDSELGNFLDVIIDFFSDSPKYNIPEFENSKDIYSKIIENLANVREFNLHCLYVSLGNKQEGSTTIGATKDIKTKQLKKYDLFDNVNVELIDKTTLLKYHKKVITPLRSTIKFENKIQLTGITDVEEAYIGFIPFLEFKKLIMDESETKIKSLFNDNLRDFLGLDNPINQGIKKTLQMNKFNEFSLLNNGVTVIADSNIGKGNTLILENYQIVNGCQTSNVLFECKDIPNIDNVLIPLKVVITKKEELRDEIILTTNSQSRFTEEQLFAITQFQKTLEDFYTSNKNLDGLYYERRTNQYINLSINRGNIIEIREQLKSFIAMFFDLPHLVAGNIGKVIKIHKDKFFQKDHEPISYYVSGLLSSKWDKLLLREDKEYKQFNKYRYHIFMGVRYLIEDLPFQSSYLNKPKNYSIKTSEGKRENSFNKLLQVIRDENNLEQVIDTAINIFKTVDYERTKRGAYSGPITDEYINKLQNHINSEN